In Musa acuminata AAA Group cultivar baxijiao chromosome BXJ2-10, Cavendish_Baxijiao_AAA, whole genome shotgun sequence, a genomic segment contains:
- the LOC135625843 gene encoding arabinogalactan protein 23-like, translating into MEMRKIACAVLVAAASASAALAAEAPAPGPASGSSTVVPAVGAVLGASVISFFAFYLQ; encoded by the coding sequence ATGGAGATGAGGAAGATCGCCTGTGCCGTCCTCGTCGCCGCTGCCTCAGCTTCCGCGGCCCTCGCGGCCGAGGCCCCAGCGCCCGGTCCCGCCAGTGGCTCCTCCACCGTCGTGCCTGCTGTCGGGGCCGTCCTTGGCGCCTCCGTCATCTCCTTCTTCGCGTTCTACTTGCAGTAG